The following is a genomic window from Desulfofarcimen acetoxidans DSM 771.
AAATAAATTTTTCTTGCCCAAAGAGGTATAAAAATTATATTGCGCAACTTTTTACTATACTATAAAATTAGTGTTGATATTAAGCGCCAGAGAGGAGTAAAGTTGAGATGAGTGCCACTAAGATACTGTTATCGGAAAAAGAAATGCCTACCCGCTGGTATAATATACAGGCGGACATGCCCAATTTACCAAAACCACCTTTGAACCCGGTTACCAAACAACCGGTTGGTCCGGAAGATTTATCTGCAATCTTTCCCATGGAACTGATTAAACAGGAGGTAACCCGGGAACGGTGGATAGATATTCCTGAAGAGGTTCAGGAAATATATCACCTGTGGAGACCTTCACCTGTTATGAGGGCAAAGCAACTGGAAAAAGCCCTTGATACACCGGCAAAAATATATTTTAAGTACGAGGGTGTCAGCCCGGCCGGAAGCCATAAACTAAACACCGCTGTTCCTCAGGCATACTTTAATATGAAAGAGGGCATTATGCGTCTGGCTACTGAAACCGGTGCAGGACAATGGGGAGTTGCACTTTCCCAGGCCTGCAACTTTTTTGGCATGAAATGTTTGGTATATATGGTAAAGGTAAGCTACCACCAAAAACCCTACAGGCGTTCTATGATGCAGATTTTTGGTTCCAATGTAGTAGCCAGTCCCAGTGAATTAACTGAGGCAGGCAGAAAAATATTAGCAGATAACCCGGAATCGCCGGGCAGTCTCGGTATTGCTATCAGCGAGGCTGTGGAAGACGCGGCCAAAAGAGATGATACGAATTATGCTCTGGGCAGTGTGCTTAATCATGTGCTTTTGCACCAAACAGTTATAGGTTTGGAGGCTAAAGAACAGCTGGCTAAAGATGACGTTTATCCTGACATAGTTATTGCCTGCTGCGGCGGCGGGAGTAATTTCGGCGGCATGGCATTTCCTTTTGTCTATGACAAGCTGACCAAGGGTACCAATGTTCGCCTGATTGCAGCAGAGCCCAGCGCTTGTCCGACTCTTACAAGGGGACATTTCGGCTATGATTATGGTGATGTGGCAGGTTTAACCCCGCTGCTATGGATGTATACTTTGGGTACCGACTTTATGCCGCCCGGCATTCATTCAGGCGGTTTAAGATACCACGGTGATTCGCCGTTGGTAAGTCAATTACTGCATGACGGTATTATTGAGGCCAAGTCCTTTAACCAGACTTCTGTATTTAACGCAGCTGTTTTGTTTGCCAAGTGTATGGGTATAGTACCGGCTCCCGAATCTTCTCATGCTATTCAATGTGCTATTGAAGAAGCTTTAGCTGCAAAAGAAGCAGGGGAAGCTAAAACCATAATATTTAATTTAAGTGGTCATGGTTTCCTTGATTTACCCTCGTATGACAGTTTTATGGCCGGAAAGCTTATTGATTATCCGTTGCCTGAAGAGGAATTAAAGCAATCTTTAGCCAGATTGCCGCAGATTTAATATATATTAATTTCCGTGAACTGAAATTTGCGGTCTTTTTATGGAAAGACCGCTTTTCTCTGATTACTCTAAAAAATAATATTTATGAATACAAATTCATGTTAGCCAGAAACGAACTAGTTTCTCATTATTGTAAAATAAAGTGGACTTTTTGTAAAAGGTCTAATAGTATGTAAGGTATTAAATGATAAAAAACCGGCTGACTTTTTTAACAGGAGGAGGCTATTATTTTTATGAAGTTACATGGTACCATGCGTATAAATGAAAGCGGCCATTTAACTATCGGCAATTGTGATACGGTAGATCTGGTTCGTGAATACAGTACTCCGCTTTATGTTCTGGATGAGAAGTATTTTCGCAGTAATTGCCGGGAGTATTACCGTGCCTTTAGTGATAGATTTAACTCCGACGTAATTTATGCCAGCAAAACTTTGCTCAACACCGCTGTTTGCCGCATGATTGAAGAAGAGGGCTTATGTTTGGACATAGTTTCCGGAGGTGAACTATATACTGCTTTAAAAGCGGGTTTTCCTGCTTCCAGAATGTATTTTCACGGTAATAATAAAACAACGGATGAACTGAAACTGGCATTAGAAGCCGGAGTAGGCCGTTATATTGTAGATAATCTTTATGAATTGGAATTGTTGAATAATATGGCCGGCAAAGCTAATATTACAGCAGATATTCTGTTGCGCATCACACCGGGAGTTGAGGCTCATACCCATGAATACATTAAGACCGGACAAATTGATTCCAAGTTTGGCCTGGCTATAGAAACAGGTCAAGCCATGGAGGGTACTAAAAAAGCTTTGAATTTAGCTAATGTCCGGTTGCATGGTTTTCACTGTCATATAGGTTCGCAGATTTTTGAACTGGAGTCCTTTGCCCATGCAGCAAATATAATGATGTCATTTATTAATAACGTGCGTACAGAAACCGCTTTTACCGCTGCTGAATTGGATTTGGGCGGTGGCCTGGGGATTTATTACTTTGAAGGTGATGAACCCAAACCGGTAAAAGAACTGGCAGATATAATCATCAATGAAGTGCGCAAGCAAGCTGATGAATATTGTTTGCCTGTGCCTAAGATTATGGTTGAGCCTGGTCGTTCTATCAGCGGGCCGGCGGGGATAACTTTATATACTGTCGGATCAGTAAAAGATATTCCCGGTATTCGCAAATATGTTGCTGTGGACGGAGGTATGAATGATAACCCCCGCCCGGCTTTGTATCAGTCCCGATATGAGGCGGCCCTGGCTAATAAAATGAATGAGAAAGAAACTGAGCTTGTATCAATTGCCGGCAAATGCTGTGAATCAGGAGATATGCTGATTAAGGATACTAAGCTACCCCCGGCGGAACCGGGTGATGTCCTTGTTGTCACCAGTACCGGTGCCTATAATTATGCTATGTCCATGAACTATAACCGGATTACCAGACCGGCTATGATTCTCGTAAATGAAGGTGCTGCTGAGGTTATTGTCCAGAGGGAAACATTTGAAGATTTAATCCGTAATGATTTGATTCCCAAACACCTGCAAAAAAAAGAGGCTGTTAACATAGCTAAGGCTGAATAAGAATATTAGGAATATAAAGAGGATGACTCAAAGGTCTTTAAAAAGTCTTGAGACATCCTCCTTTTTAATGGGACTAATAACCGAATAAGTCTCTTCCGACACCAGGGTTGCAGGTCCTCTTTTTCTTGGTATTAACATTATCTATATGTTATAATAAACTAATGTTATAAATGAAGGAGTCAGGTTATGGAGATTATAACCAGTCATATTAACACCGACATGGATGCGTTGGCCTCTATGGTTGCAGCACAAAAATTATATCCTTATGCCAAAATGGTTTTCCCTGGGAAACTATCAAAGACAGTGGAAGAATTTATGTCTTTACATAAAGATACTATAAACATTCGAACTGTAAAACAGATCGATTTAAAGAAAACTAAAAAGCTAATCATAGTGGATACAAAAAATCCCCGGCGGATTGGCAAAATAGCTGACATTCTTTCCAACCCGGAGTTGGAAGTACATATTTATGATCATCACCCCTGGGCTGACGGAGATGTAAGGGGAAAAATAGAAATAGTTGAGCCGATAGGAGCTACGGCTACTTTGTTGGTAGAACAAATTAAAGGAAAAGATATACCTTTAAGCTCTGTAGAAGCTACGGTGTTGGCGTTGGGAATATACAGCGACACCGGTTCACTGATTTTTAATACAACAACTCCCAGAGATGCTGCGGCAGTCGCTTTTTTGCTGGGACAGGGAGCAAATCTCTCTGTTATAGCTGATTTTTTGGGAAGACCATTAACGGACGAGCAAAAATCTCTTCTTAAAACTCTATTGGTTTCTGCCGAGCATCACTTAATCAGCGGTGCAAAAATACTCATAGCCAAAGGTACGGTTGATGATTTTGTGGAGGGCTTGGCTCTGCTCACTCACCAGTTAGCAGAAATTGAAAAATTAGATGCTGTATTTACTGTGGTAATGATGGAAGACCGTACTCATATCGTAGCCCGAAGTTCCATACCCGGTATAAATACCAATGAAATTCTTTCAGGCTTCGGAGGCGGTGGGCATGCGGCGGCGGCTTCAGCCACTGTAAAAACCCAGAATATCGAAGAAGTAATCAACACTTTGCTAAAATATATTCGCGGTAAGGTTCACCCGCCCATGAAAGTGTCAAACATCATGTCTTCCCCGGTAAAAACTGTGCCCCCTGAAATGACCATAACTGAAGTAAATGCTTTAATGCTGCGTTACGGCCACACAGGTATGCCTGTTGTGCAGGGTGATAATATGGTCGGTGTTATATCCAAGCGTGACGTTGAAAAAGCTGTTCACCACGGCTTGGGACACGCGCCGGTAAAGGGTTATATGACCAGAAATGTTTTAACCGTAGACCCGGAAATGTCCGTGTCGGAAGTGCAAAAAATTATGATAGAAAATGATATCGGCAGACTGCCTGTTACCAGGGACGGCATGCCCGTAGGAATTGTATCAAGGACAGACATACTTCGCACTATGCACGAAGGTTTTCAGGCCAGTCACTGGACAATATATTCTCAAAAAGATAAATCGAAGTATGTTTATCAAAATTTGCGTGAGGCTTTGAAAAGAAAACTTGCTCCAATTGCCTGGAACCTGTTGCAGGAAGCAGGTAAAACCGCAGCCGAGATGGGTTATAATGTTTATACTGCGGGCGGTATAGTTAGAGATGCCTTACTGGGTGTGGAGTCTTTAGATGTGGATCTGGTTGTAGAGGGCAACGGCATCCTGTTAGCCAGAGCGCTGAGTGAAAAGAGCGGGGCTTTCTTGAGAGTGCACGAAAAGTTTGGTACGGCAGAGATTTGTTTTCCCAACGGCCTGCAAATTGATGTAGCCACTGCCAGGGTAGAGTTTTATGAATATCCGGCAGCATTGCCCGAAGTGGAATCATCTTCCTTAAAACAGGATCTATATAGGAGAGATTTTACTATAAATGCCATGGCGGTAATTCTGGGTGAGGAAAGATTCGGCGACTTAATAGATCCCTTTGACGGTCGGGATGATCTGTATAAAGGTTTGGTGCGTGTTCTGCATAATCTGAGTTTTGTAGAAGATCCTACCAGAATATTGCGGGCGCTTCGATTTGAGCAGCGCTATCATATGAGAATTGAGCAGCAGACCCTTTCGCTGTTGAGAAGGGCTGTTAAAGACGGCATGCTGGAAAGAGTCTCTGTAGAGAGGCTATGGGAAGAATTAAAACATATCATGGCGGAAAACAATCCTGTTAAGATACTGCAGCGGCTGGCAGAAGTTGAAGCATGGCAGTATATTTTTCCGGGAATAGAATACTGGGATATACAGCCGGTTCTTTCCAATTTGCCGGAAGCCATAGCTTTGCTTAAAGAGCACGGTCAGCCGGAGCCTGAACCCTGGCTGCCTTACTGGTTGTCCATATTGCACAGATCACAGCCAGCAATGGCTGAGAACCTTTGTCAACGCTATAACTTGAGCAAAAGACAAAGCGTCATGACTAGGCAAATAGTGGAGATGTTGCCCGATATAGTTAAATTGCTGCAAAATAAAAAAATAAAGCTCAGTGAAGCTGCTGATATATTACTATCGGTACCCGTTGAGGCTTATGCGCTGCTATTAAGCCTCTTGCCGGGGGATTATCAGGAGCACTTTCTAAATTTATTAGAAGCAATGCAGACTAATAAACCCTGTATCGGTGGAGAGGAAATAAAAAAATTGGGTTACCGTCCCGGACCTATTTATAAACAAGTTCTGGATGCTCTCCGGCGTGCTCGCCTGGATGGGCAAATAAATAGTACTGAGGATGAAATTGTTTTTGTAAAAGAGTTTTTGCGAGAATGTAAAGACTTTAAGAAGGGGGTTTAATATGCACTTTCCGTCTTTGCTGGAAATAGCGTTAATGCTTCCGGCCATAGTACTGGGCTTTACTTTCCACGAATTGGCTCACGGCTGGATGGCTTACAGGCTGGGTGATAATACGGCGCTAAATGCAGGCAGGCTAACGGTTAATCCTTTGGCCCACGTTGATCCTATAGGGCTTTTACTGCTTTTTATAGCAGGATTTGGTTGGGCTAAACCGGTACCTGTCAATCCCTATAATCTCCATGTGGATGCAGGTAAAGGGATGATGTTGATTTCTCTGGCCGGGCCTGCCGCTAACATGATAATTGCCGTGATCGCGGCTGTCCTGTTGGGGGTAATTCACTGGCAGAATCCCTATATGACCGCTATCTTAGAAATTATGATCAGAATCAACGTTGTGCTGGCTATATTTAATCTACTGCCCATCCCGCCTTTAGACGGGTCAAAAATTTTAGCCGGCATTATACCCTATAAACAGCAATGGCTGCATAATTTAGAAACTTACGGTATGATAATATTAATGGTATTAGTATTTTTTACTAATATCATAGGAAATATATTAAATTTTATAATAACCCCGATTGTAAACTTTTTAATTGTTAATATTTCCAGTAAACTGGCTGCTATTTTTTAGCCTACTATTTAATAAAAGGAGACATTATAATGCGTGTACTTTCAGGAATTCAACCCTCAGGTTCTCTGCATTTGGGCAACTATTTCGGTATGATGAAAAGAATGATTGATTATCAGGAGAATCATGAACTATTTTGTTTTTTAGTAAATTACCATGCTCTGACAACTGTTTTTGACAGTGAGCTTTTACGCCGGCAGACCTTTGAGGCTGTCTGCGATTTTCTTGCCCTAGGCCTTGATCCTGAAAAATCCGTCTTTTGGGTGCAATCTGATGTACCCGAGGTTACCGAATTGACCTGGATTTTATCAAACGTAACAGGTATGGGATTATTGGAGCGGTGCCATGCCTTTAAAGATAAAACTGCCAAAGGTATACCAGCCAATCACGGATTATTTGCCTATCCCGTGCTGATGGCTGCTGATATTCTGCTTTTTGGCGGTGAAAAGGTTCCGGTTGGCAAGGATCAAAAACAGCATTTAGAAGTAGCTAAAGACATTGCTCTTCGGTTTAATAATGCCTATGGAGAAACTTTTGTTGTACCGGAACCTGATATTGAGGAAGATTTTGCTGTAGTTCCGGGGACAGATGGTCAAAAAATGTCAAAATCTTACGGAAACAATATTGAAATATTTGCAGATGAAAAAACACTTAAAAAGAAGATTATGGGGATTATGACCGATTCCACTCCGGTTGATCAGCCCAAACCTGTTGAGGGTAATATACTTTTTGATCTTTACAGCTTATTTTTAGATGATAAAGACAAAGAGAAGCTGAAAGAAAGATTCATAACTCCCGGTCTTAAATACGGTGATTTAAAGAAAGAAATACTGGCTGTAATCTGGGAATACTTTGCTCCCTACAGGCAGGAACGGGAAAAAATTGTCAGGGATAAGGCATATGTATTGAAAACTATGCAAAAAGGTGCAAACAAAGCCAGGCAAGCGGCAGCTGTGTATTTAGAAAAAGCTAAACACAATGTGGGATTGGATTATCGTAGTCTTCTCTAGAAAAAATCTGAACCGAAATTTAATCACAATTGTTTACAAAAAAATAAAAGAAACCCGTGTCACTGTAATGGTGTTACGGGTTTTTTATTGCATAAAATTTATATCCATGTGCATTTATTTTCCTTTGCAGGGTTAAAATATACTTAATAAAAACGTATATTTTGATGCAAAAATAAGACATCATCAAGGGAGGATAACTTTACATTGAGCAAAAATAAGGTGATTTATATTCTATGCTTGGTTATTGCGATAACTCTAAGCGGTTGCAAAACAACTCAAAAGCCATTAGACACAGATCCACCGTCTTCACCTAAAACACTGGTGCCCGAGGTATCTACTGTTGCTTTCGATAGTATTGACATAAGGAATACTCCCACTCCGGTGCAGGATGTAGCGAAAGATATGTCCGGCAAGGAAATGGCGGTTTGGCTTAAAGTAAATAATACTGCTTACGTTCTGGTTAACCAAAGTAAAAACACATCAGCCAATCGGGTGGAAATATCCGAAATTCTACGCAAAATACCCATAGAAAATTACATTTGGTATCAGGTAACATTAAATTATAAGTCTGCCAACGGTCAAGAAACTGCTTTTATCAATGAGCCTCTGGCAGCCAAATTTACTCTTCCGGCTGATTATACGATCAGCGGAGTAGGTTTTGATTTTGAAAAAATAAAGAATATACAGACTAAACCAAGAGCACAGGAACCTTTATCACCTCATACCAGTGAGGAAAACCGGAATACTGTCTCAGGACCGGTGACGTTGGAAATCAGTAACCCGTTGCCTGACGCGGAGGTTACCGCCCCTTTTAGAATAACCGGCAGGCTAAAAAACGTAACCACCCAGAACAAAGAACAACTCATTGTCAGGTTGCGTGATGATGCCGGAAAGGTAATAGTGGAAAAACCCGTATCCTCTGACCAGTACCGTACCGGCAATAATTTTGAAGAAACACTTTCTTACCCGGCACTGACAACTCCGGAGAAGGGTAGTGTGGAAGCACTTTTATTTGACCGTGAAACGGGCGCTGAAAAAAATGTAGTAAAAATACCTGTGACTTTAAAGTGACAGAACAAAGAAAGGGAATATGGTGAAAATACTTGCAATCTTATTTATTTGTTTTATCATTATCTCGGTCTTGATTTTGATCTTGTTATTTCTACCGCTTAAAATCAGACTGAAATTTTTACGTGAGAAAAATAACGACTTCTTGTCAATTAGAATATCTTTTTTTCACGGCTTGTTAAAATATAAACTGGACATACCAAAGATAAACTTGCTTTTATTCCAGTCGGCATTGAAACTGGAAGCGGAGACAGTGGGAGATAATTTGGCGGGCAATGATGTTCATAAGAAATACTCTTTAGGCTACTTGTATAAAAAATTTTTCAACTGGTATCCGGAAATAAAAGACTATATGGAAGCAGGTAAATATCTGCTAAAAAAAGTTGTCCCCCGTGACATAAAATGGAGGACGGAATTTGGCTTTTCAGATGCCGCGTTAACGGGAATATCGGCAGGGATTTTATGGGCTGTAAAAAGTTCACTGCTTTCCGTCTTGTATAGAATTTTTGCTCCAACAACCAGGCTGCCGGAGATCAAAATAATACCAAGATTCAATGAAAAAACCCTGCAAATAAACCTGGATTGCATATTTGATGTAAAAATTGGTTACATTATGATTACTGCTTTAATAATTCTTAAGATTTATTTTCAGCATTTGTTATATAAGAATGTTTGTTATTTAAGGGGGGTATTTGGTGGCAGAACAACAGCACCCAATTGAAGGTTTAATGAAAACTGCCATGGAAAGCATTAAAGAAATGGTAGATGTGAACACTATTGTCGGCGATCCTGTTGAAACACCCGACGGCAATGTAATTATTCCAATCTCCCGTGTTGCCTGTGGCTTTGCGGCAGGTGGGGGGGAGTTTGAAGCCGGAGGAAACGGTGAAAATGAACAAAGTATTCCTGGGTTCGGGGGTGGCAGCGGGGCAGGTGTGTCAGTTCAACCGGTTGGTTTTTTGGTCGTAGGACAAGGTCAAGTGAGACTTTTGCCTGTCGATGGAAACGCTTTATATGACAGGATTATTGATATGGCGCCGCAAATTATTAATCAAATTCAAACTATGCTGGAGCGTCTGAAAGGAAATAAACAGCAAAACCAACAAACTGTTTCGGCACAACCTCAAAGCATGCCGCCTGTACAATAAAATTTCAGTAAAAAGCAATCTTCGACCTATCGATTGGTTGCTTTTTTTATTTCTCACAATTCACTTTCCTTTTCAACTGTTCTAATTGAGTAACTATCTACATAAAATAAACTGATGGAGGGACAACTATGGTTAATATTATTTGGTTGGCTATGGTTATATTAGGAATCCTGGTGGCCGGGTACAACGGCAACATTGAAGTGGTTACTAAAGCAGCCTTTGAAGGAGCACAAACCGGTGTAAAAACCTCTCTCAATTTAATAGCTATTATTACCTTTTGGCTGGGTATAATGAAACTGGCTGAAGCAGCCGGTTTGGTGCAGGCACTGGCGTATCTTGTGCGCCCGTTAACCAGATTTTTATTTCCCAGTATACCGCCCGATCACCCGGCTATGGGTGCTATAGTCATGAATTTAAGTGCCAACATTCTTGGACTGGGCAATGCAGCTACTCCTATGGGGTTGATAGCCATGCAGGAACTGCAAAAATTAAATCAACGCCGGCCGGATTCTGCGTCAGATGCAATGTGCACTTTTTTGGCCTTGAATACATCCTGTATCACACTTATCCCGACTACTATCATAGGTATACGTTTATTATATAACTCGGCCAATCCTACCGAGATTGTTGGAACAACAATTTTTGCTACAGCCTGTGGTATGACACTGGCTATAGCCGTGGATAGGGTTTTGAGGTTTATCTATAATCAGCAAGGGAGATAAAAAAAACAGAAACTTAGCTGAAATAAAGCAGTTGAGTAAAGAGGTGAGAACTTGTATACAATAATATCCGAGCTCTCCCGCTGGGCTATACCGGTAGTGCTGCTGCTGATTCCTCTTATAGCCTTTTTACGTGGTGTCAAAGTCTTTGAAACATTCGTTGAGGGGGCTGAGCAGGGTTTTCATACAGCCATAAAAACTATTCCTTTTTTGGTAGCCATGTTGGTAGCCATAAGTATTTTCAGAGCTTCCGGCGCTATGGAGTTATTAACCGGTTTTTTATCTCCGGTTTTGGATAAGGTGGGAATCCCTTCAGAAATATTGCCTCATGCCGTGATGAGGCCTCTGTCAGGCGGGGCTGCACTGGGCATAGCTACGGATATTATTAAAAATCACGGACCGGACAGCTTCATTGGTCGTCTGGTATCTACTATGCAGGGCAGTAGTGATACTACCTTTTTTGTATTAACACTTTATTTTGGTTCAGTAGGCATTAAAAAATACCGTTATGCGATAATTTCCGGTTTGGTTGCTGATTTTACTACTTTAGCAGCCTCAATAATTATCTGCAAAATCATGTTTTAAAACGTCCTGAGTGGAAACAACTTAATGAGTATTATTTGTCTTAAAAAATCGCGTTAACTTATTGTAAAGTTGACACGGTTTTTTGTTTGTCTTGATAGTTTTCATTTTGGGGGCTATATATGGTACAATGGCAAAAAAGATTTAAGGGGTTTTACTGATGAATAAGTCTCGGACAGGCAATGTACAAAAGGAAAGACTTCAGAAAGTTATGGCACGGGCAGGCATTGCTTCCCGTCGCAAGTGTGAGGAGTTAATTGCGGAAGGTGTTGTTAAAGTTAACGGGCGACTGGTTAAGGAACAGGGGATTAAGGTTGATCCGCAAAAGGATAGAATAATGGTGCAAGGAAAAATAATTAACCGTTTGGAAGATAAGATATATCTTCTTATGTATAAGCCACGAGGCTATGTGACTACCCTGCACGACCCGGAAGGAAGAAAGACTATTGTCGATTTACTCAAAAATATAAAGGAACGTGTTTTTCCCGTGGGACGGCTTGATTATGACAGTGAGGGACTTCTCCTGGTAACCAATGACGGAGAACTGGCCAATGCGC
Proteins encoded in this region:
- the lysA gene encoding diaminopimelate decarboxylase: MKLHGTMRINESGHLTIGNCDTVDLVREYSTPLYVLDEKYFRSNCREYYRAFSDRFNSDVIYASKTLLNTAVCRMIEEEGLCLDIVSGGELYTALKAGFPASRMYFHGNNKTTDELKLALEAGVGRYIVDNLYELELLNNMAGKANITADILLRITPGVEAHTHEYIKTGQIDSKFGLAIETGQAMEGTKKALNLANVRLHGFHCHIGSQIFELESFAHAANIMMSFINNVRTETAFTAAELDLGGGLGIYYFEGDEPKPVKELADIIINEVRKQADEYCLPVPKIMVEPGRSISGPAGITLYTVGSVKDIPGIRKYVAVDGGMNDNPRPALYQSRYEAALANKMNEKETELVSIAGKCCESGDMLIKDTKLPPAEPGDVLVVTSTGAYNYAMSMNYNRITRPAMILVNEGAAEVIVQRETFEDLIRNDLIPKHLQKKEAVNIAKAE
- a CDS encoding nucleoside recognition domain-containing protein, with product MVNIIWLAMVILGILVAGYNGNIEVVTKAAFEGAQTGVKTSLNLIAIITFWLGIMKLAEAAGLVQALAYLVRPLTRFLFPSIPPDHPAMGAIVMNLSANILGLGNAATPMGLIAMQELQKLNQRRPDSASDAMCTFLALNTSCITLIPTTIIGIRLLYNSANPTEIVGTTIFATACGMTLAIAVDRVLRFIYNQQGR
- the trpS gene encoding tryptophan--tRNA ligase; the encoded protein is MRVLSGIQPSGSLHLGNYFGMMKRMIDYQENHELFCFLVNYHALTTVFDSELLRRQTFEAVCDFLALGLDPEKSVFWVQSDVPEVTELTWILSNVTGMGLLERCHAFKDKTAKGIPANHGLFAYPVLMAADILLFGGEKVPVGKDQKQHLEVAKDIALRFNNAYGETFVVPEPDIEEDFAVVPGTDGQKMSKSYGNNIEIFADEKTLKKKIMGIMTDSTPVDQPKPVEGNILFDLYSLFLDDKDKEKLKERFITPGLKYGDLKKEILAVIWEYFAPYRQEREKIVRDKAYVLKTMQKGANKARQAAAVYLEKAKHNVGLDYRSLL
- the ytfJ gene encoding GerW family sporulation protein, translated to MAEQQHPIEGLMKTAMESIKEMVDVNTIVGDPVETPDGNVIIPISRVACGFAAGGGEFEAGGNGENEQSIPGFGGGSGAGVSVQPVGFLVVGQGQVRLLPVDGNALYDRIIDMAPQIINQIQTMLERLKGNKQQNQQTVSAQPQSMPPVQ
- a CDS encoding pseudouridine synthase, producing the protein MNKSRTGNVQKERLQKVMARAGIASRRKCEELIAEGVVKVNGRLVKEQGIKVDPQKDRIMVQGKIINRLEDKIYLLMYKPRGYVTTLHDPEGRKTIVDLLKNIKERVFPVGRLDYDSEGLLLVTNDGELANALTHPRHEVKKTYLVTVAGIPLPKSLEQMSKGLELEDGMTAPTQVALVELLEDRSLLEITVHEGKNRLVRRMCEKIGHPVLRLKRIKLGTLSIKGVKPGQYRLLNTKEIRELKKSAGLIVQARTTKYKPKHIN
- a CDS encoding TrpB-like pyridoxal phosphate-dependent enzyme, with translation MSATKILLSEKEMPTRWYNIQADMPNLPKPPLNPVTKQPVGPEDLSAIFPMELIKQEVTRERWIDIPEEVQEIYHLWRPSPVMRAKQLEKALDTPAKIYFKYEGVSPAGSHKLNTAVPQAYFNMKEGIMRLATETGAGQWGVALSQACNFFGMKCLVYMVKVSYHQKPYRRSMMQIFGSNVVASPSELTEAGRKILADNPESPGSLGIAISEAVEDAAKRDDTNYALGSVLNHVLLHQTVIGLEAKEQLAKDDVYPDIVIACCGGGSNFGGMAFPFVYDKLTKGTNVRLIAAEPSACPTLTRGHFGYDYGDVAGLTPLLWMYTLGTDFMPPGIHSGGLRYHGDSPLVSQLLHDGIIEAKSFNQTSVFNAAVLFAKCMGIVPAPESSHAIQCAIEEALAAKEAGEAKTIIFNLSGHGFLDLPSYDSFMAGKLIDYPLPEEELKQSLARLPQI
- a CDS encoding site-2 protease family protein; this encodes MHFPSLLEIALMLPAIVLGFTFHELAHGWMAYRLGDNTALNAGRLTVNPLAHVDPIGLLLLFIAGFGWAKPVPVNPYNLHVDAGKGMMLISLAGPAANMIIAVIAAVLLGVIHWQNPYMTAILEIMIRINVVLAIFNLLPIPPLDGSKILAGIIPYKQQWLHNLETYGMIILMVLVFFTNIIGNILNFIITPIVNFLIVNISSKLAAIF
- a CDS encoding spore maturation protein, with product MYTIISELSRWAIPVVLLLIPLIAFLRGVKVFETFVEGAEQGFHTAIKTIPFLVAMLVAISIFRASGAMELLTGFLSPVLDKVGIPSEILPHAVMRPLSGGAALGIATDIIKNHGPDSFIGRLVSTMQGSSDTTFFVLTLYFGSVGIKKYRYAIISGLVADFTTLAASIIICKIMF
- a CDS encoding Gmad2 immunoglobulin-like domain-containing protein, producing the protein MSKNKVIYILCLVIAITLSGCKTTQKPLDTDPPSSPKTLVPEVSTVAFDSIDIRNTPTPVQDVAKDMSGKEMAVWLKVNNTAYVLVNQSKNTSANRVEISEILRKIPIENYIWYQVTLNYKSANGQETAFINEPLAAKFTLPADYTISGVGFDFEKIKNIQTKPRAQEPLSPHTSEENRNTVSGPVTLEISNPLPDAEVTAPFRITGRLKNVTTQNKEQLIVRLRDDAGKVIVEKPVSSDQYRTGNNFEETLSYPALTTPEKGSVEALLFDRETGAEKNVVKIPVTLK
- a CDS encoding DUF2953 domain-containing protein; this encodes MKILAILFICFIIISVLILILLFLPLKIRLKFLREKNNDFLSIRISFFHGLLKYKLDIPKINLLLFQSALKLEAETVGDNLAGNDVHKKYSLGYLYKKFFNWYPEIKDYMEAGKYLLKKVVPRDIKWRTEFGFSDAALTGISAGILWAVKSSLLSVLYRIFAPTTRLPEIKIIPRFNEKTLQINLDCIFDVKIGYIMITALIILKIYFQHLLYKNVCYLRGVFGGRTTAPN
- a CDS encoding CBS domain-containing protein; its protein translation is MEIITSHINTDMDALASMVAAQKLYPYAKMVFPGKLSKTVEEFMSLHKDTINIRTVKQIDLKKTKKLIIVDTKNPRRIGKIADILSNPELEVHIYDHHPWADGDVRGKIEIVEPIGATATLLVEQIKGKDIPLSSVEATVLALGIYSDTGSLIFNTTTPRDAAAVAFLLGQGANLSVIADFLGRPLTDEQKSLLKTLLVSAEHHLISGAKILIAKGTVDDFVEGLALLTHQLAEIEKLDAVFTVVMMEDRTHIVARSSIPGINTNEILSGFGGGGHAAAASATVKTQNIEEVINTLLKYIRGKVHPPMKVSNIMSSPVKTVPPEMTITEVNALMLRYGHTGMPVVQGDNMVGVISKRDVEKAVHHGLGHAPVKGYMTRNVLTVDPEMSVSEVQKIMIENDIGRLPVTRDGMPVGIVSRTDILRTMHEGFQASHWTIYSQKDKSKYVYQNLREALKRKLAPIAWNLLQEAGKTAAEMGYNVYTAGGIVRDALLGVESLDVDLVVEGNGILLARALSEKSGAFLRVHEKFGTAEICFPNGLQIDVATARVEFYEYPAALPEVESSSLKQDLYRRDFTINAMAVILGEERFGDLIDPFDGRDDLYKGLVRVLHNLSFVEDPTRILRALRFEQRYHMRIEQQTLSLLRRAVKDGMLERVSVERLWEELKHIMAENNPVKILQRLAEVEAWQYIFPGIEYWDIQPVLSNLPEAIALLKEHGQPEPEPWLPYWLSILHRSQPAMAENLCQRYNLSKRQSVMTRQIVEMLPDIVKLLQNKKIKLSEAADILLSVPVEAYALLLSLLPGDYQEHFLNLLEAMQTNKPCIGGEEIKKLGYRPGPIYKQVLDALRRARLDGQINSTEDEIVFVKEFLRECKDFKKGV